A window of Drosophila santomea strain STO CAGO 1482 chromosome X, Prin_Dsan_1.1, whole genome shotgun sequence genomic DNA:
gcaaaaactaatttcgcaAACATTTGTCAGCTCAttaacaattcaatttgctgcataaacGACCTAAGCATACAAATAAAGATGTGGGGGCTATGTGACCCAAAACGGAAAATAGTTGGCTACCCCCAACCCACCTCCTCCAACTCGGATGCAGACTGACCAAGCGACCGAGCGACCACACATGAAAAGCagtaaatattcaattaacGGCACAGGGTAAAACTAATGTGAAAACGGAACCCTTTGGGTTAGCCACACCCCCACACCCCCACAACCGCCCCTTGTTGGGTGGGTGTTGGGGGTTCACCCACAACCCACTTGACCTTGGCCAGACAGAGTTCACTGCCCAATCACTTGTGCCTGCCACTTGAAAGCGGAACGGCACGAAACCCTCACTTGCAACAGGGGCTCTCTGATTCTGGCCCTTTTGATACCCGCCACTCGTCGAGTTAAGGGGTATGCTGGATTCGTTGGAAACTATGCATATGCACGAGTTGAAGGAGGCCctataaagaatatatatacttgacCTGTGATCGCTGTGATCTCTGTGTTCTCTGTGTTCTTTGTGATCTCTGTGTTCTCTGTGATCTCTGTAGTGCCGAAAATACTTTAAGCACTTGTGCAGCAGCGCAGCAATTAGAGTATGAAAATCTTCGACTTTGTAATCAGCAATTTGTGGCCCGCACTTTGTTTTTTCCTGCTTGTGATTTTCCGTCTATTTGGGCAGCCGGCGTTTTGATTTGTCGGTTCGGGTTATATGTACCCACATCCGCTCCTTTCTACATTTTGACCATTTTTCGAGTCCTGGCCCCATAACTGCGGGCATTTTTCTAATTACAGGGCACAGGGCAGCAGCTGAGGAAATTGCTTTGAACCCATTTCGCACAGGACACAGGAGCCGAAATAATTATgaattgtgttttattttaaatatttgctaaGCTACCGAAAGGAACTTTGCCACAATGTTGCCGGTCAGCACCAAACTCCATTCTCCATTGAACCATCTCCTTGATTCGCCATAGAAATTCCCTTCACGTCTTCGTCTCCTGTTTGTGGCTGGACTTTCGACCCGGATCTGGTATCTGCGATCGGCGATGACGACGTCGCTCCAGCCAGCGCCTCACGAATGGAGTGAGCAGACGTGTATCCACTGCATCCAAGTCCGTTTCCCGGAGCAGCAGACTCGTGGCCAGTGCCACTAGAATCGTCACCAAAGCGCCAAAGAGCGTGAAATACAAATACGATATTCGATACAGCTGGAAAGGCGCACTGGTACTGGAACTGGATTTAAGTTGAGGAAATTGATGAGTAAATATTCTATAGATAATTGCTCACCTGATGGCGCCATCTAGTGGCAGGCTGGCGAACTCGCGTGGCTCGCCGGCGAATGTGTAATTGCAGCCCATCGTCGAATATGGCTTCCTCTTATAAACGAGATCCCCAGTGACCAGATCCCGCTGCGCACTGACACACATCCAGGCCATGACGATGAGCGAACTGAAGCCACCGAGCAGGGCGCCCTTGGAATTAACCCATGGCAACATAACACCGGCGGTAAAGATGCCCAAAAGTGGACCATTCGCCACCGACGAAAGCGTAATGGTCAGCTGCAAGACGGCGCCCAATTTCTCAACGGCAAACACAAGTGCCACGAATATAATGCCAAACACAACGACCACGCTGCGCATCACAAAGGCGGTTTGTCCTTCGGTCAGTGGACGCTTTCTAAAGGTCTTCACGAAATCCTCCAGCACGACGGCGGATAGAGAGTTCAAGCCCGTTGATAGCGATGACAATGCGGCACTGAAAACACCGGCCACAAATACACCCGGCAAACCCGGATATGAGCCCAAAGTTTCCATGACCAGCAGCGGCAGAAGTTGATCATTTCGCTGGGCCAGCTTCGTTTCCAAAGGATCGCACTGCGAGTACGTGGCATAGATGAGGAGACCCGTATAGCCGCAGATCATCAGGAAGGCCAAAACACCAGCGATAAATGTCCAAATGGCAATGCGTGCATCTCGCAGCGTGGGCAGCGATAAATAACGCTGTATCATATTCTGACTAATGGCATTCGACTTCAGCCAGTGGGCTACACCGCCCAAAACCAGCGAATAGAACGTATACCGCTCACTCAGATCCCCACTAAAGTTGGGCACTTCCAGTCGCGCCGTTTCCTGCGCCCGCTGCCACACAACCGCAGGTCCACCAATGTCCAGTGTTCCCTTGATCAGCACCAAGGCCATGGCGCCAAACATGATCAACGTTTGGATGACGTCCGTCCAAACCACCGCCTTCAGTCCGCCGATGCAGGTGTAGAAAAtgcacaccacacacacaatggGCGTCACTATGTGTATGTTAACGCCAGTGGCCTGATTGAAAGCTATGGCCGGCACGTAAATCACAATTGGCAGCCAAAGTAGCTAAGtaatcgaaacaaaaaaaaaaaaagaaataaattattagaGCAAGTGTAAGTATAATAGATATTAACCCACCGAAGCCACAATGAACATGACGGAGCCGAAAAGCCTTAAGCTTCTGTTATAACGCTGCTCCAAGTACTGCAACAAAAtatatcaaatcaaatatcATATCAAATTAATGTATAATTTAAGTTAGGTAAATAGCTTACCTTATAGGTTGATATCAAATTGAGTTCGTGGAAGACGGGCAGAAAGAAATAGTACATGCAAAAGCCCATCAAAACCAGCGATCCCATGATATACATGTACTGAGCTCCATAGAGATACACCTCTGTGGGCGTGCCCAAAAGCGTGATGCCAGATAtaaagctgcaaaaaaaaaacataaaatttaatcTTAATTAGCACATAAAAACGAATTATTTAAATAGTATTTCTTGGGCCTTGACCTTAAAACGATCCGCCATCAGCTGTAGATCAAAGTGCGAGATCAAAGTGCGTTTTATGCAATTCAATTAGCACCAATGTCGTCGCAATTCTCTCTGGTCTCCAAGTCAAGTTGCCATATATTCTTAGTTCTTACTTGGTGATGGGGTAGTTGGGGTATTTGGGGTTTGGGATTTGGTGTTTGGGGTTCGGGGTTTGGGGAAGGGGAAGGTGAAGTGGGGAAGTGGACCCGTCGTCGTAGTCGCCAATTGAGCGTCGCCAATTTGAGTGCCCTGCATATGCGGGTAGCTCGAATTGCCCGCGAACGTGGAAGCcaattattaattatgaaaCATTTTGATTTGGTGCGTTGATAGGAGCGAGCTGTGCAAGTATGCTAAAAATAAGCAACGTACTAAAACGGCTCGAAAACTGGAGCAAACTACAGACCTACCTACACTATGTCGGCATTTTTCTGTACTTTTTCCTGTAGCTTGTTAGTTGCGAAGCAAAAGGGGTTTTTCGTGGAACTTTGATTAATTCCATCTTATCTCAGGCACATTAAGCACTTAGCAGTGAGAGGGGGGGAAAATGGGGCTTTTCATCTCGACTTTATAATATACTCAGCAAGTGGCTGTAGTAGAAAGAATTCTTCCTAATTAAGTTGGTTTGTGTCACAATTTTTATAGTTTCCTTAAGCGTTTgtatcattttgtttttggatttAACATATAAGGTACTTAAATATAGTACTTATTTGAGTTGGTTTAATGCTGGGATTTGTTGCCCAAAAGTGTGCTATGCTGTTCATTTGAAAAGAAGTTAAAGGAGAAGATTTTGAAGCTATGCCTCACCTGGATATCAGTGACATGGTGATGGGAAAGATCTTCATCTGCCTGCCGCCCACCAAATACGAGGCAGCACTAGTGGCCGCCTCCTCTTCGCCGAAGGACTTCTTTTTCCTGGACTCGCCACGCAGTTGCAGGCAGAAGTAAATGCCAATCACGGCACAAATGGCCAACATCAGGCAAAAGACCACATAATCCGGCCATCCAAAGCTCTGCAGGCTGGCTCTCAGCTCCTCCACGTGCATTTTCCCggcacttcacttcacttgcTTGCTCActcaaaacaacaacaacaaaaaaaaaaagtgataaaaaatggggaaaaaaatgGAGAGCGATCGCACCGCTCGGAGGCACGCATCAGAGGTGACTGCTGGGTTATGGTTCGGATTTCAGAGCCCAGAGCCCAGATTCCAGATTTCAGAttccagatcccagatcccagatcccagaaTCCAGATCACAGTGGCAGATGGCAGATGACAGTGCAATTGAGCTGTTGCCAcacagcaaacacaaaaaaaaactattattgttttatatttttattaatgatATTAtgacatacacacactcaacCGACCGGCGAGCTCGTCGTCACTTTTCGCGTGGCAGCTGCGCTGGCGACTAAAACTTTGCCTGGATCTGGTTCACAACAGCTGACTGGCCAGCTGATTTCGCcacaacaccaccaccaccacccacctcaATGGTCTGCAGAGCCACCCTACCACCCACTGGGCTAATTGAGTCAGTGGTTGCAGTATAGCAAATTGAGTCGCCAGCGGGGCACTTAAGCCGACGCGTTGTCTTTGCCTTGGAGAGTGCACAGCTCGAGGGACTTAGAAGGCAAATTGGTTACACTTCAAAAAAAAGGATTATTCTTTatgaaaatatacacaaattACATCTAAAACAATAAGCTATCAACACTCTAGGCTTTCAACACTCTAAGCTATCAACACTCTAAGCTATCAAAACTCTAAGCTATCAATACTCTAAGATATCAAAACTCTAAGCTATCAATACTCTAAGATATCAAAACTCTAAGCTATCAATACTCTAAGATATCAAAACTCTAAGCTTTCAACACTCTAAGCTATCAATACTCTAAGATATCAAAACTCTATGCTATCAACACTCTAAGATATCAACACTCTAAGCTTTCAACACTCTTCTATATATTCCGTAGTATTTCTAATTCgtttaaataatgttttttaaCTTCGCAAGAGACTTACTTGGCATATTTTCCAGTGCAGGAGGAATGGGGTGCGACTGTGTAAATTAACTTGATTAGATTTAGTCGGCAATTTGTGACCCGTCCTCCTGCCTCGCACTCCAATTGCCCATAAACGCGATCGGCACTTGGATTGCGGTCTCTCGGATTTGCTTATGTAAACTGCGGGTGTCAATGTGATTTTGAATTATCAAGGGGCCTTTTCTTCTGGCCTGTGTGTACCCAAGAATACACAGAAAATAATACGATTTTCGAAGAAGAACAAAATACGTTTATGTTGTGCCTAATACTTTATTAcccaaaccaaacaaaaaaaaaaatcaaaaaaaattatagtattgcaaaataataaactgcAGAACTGCTAAACGCGATTTAGTAGACCGAGCTGactgctttttggccaaaaacctAAGCCTGAAGTTCTTCGGGCCAAGCATTATTAGCCGCGGCTCTAATGCCtgcaatgaaattaaaattaatatattaaaaaattcacATGACATTCTGTGAAAGTAAACCCACCGGGAGTAGCTCCACTCATGGCCAGGATCGAACTGGTCAGCTCCTTGATGGATCGTTCCATTTCCCCGAATTTGGCCAAATCATCAGCCGATGAAGCAGCCCAACAATGCTGACCCATAAACAGGATACAAATCAGGGCCAGAAGTAGAGAAATATTATAGGCCATTGCTTTGATTGGTAACTGTGAAACTGTGCCATGAATTTTGTAGAACTGGGCACTTTTATAGAGCCGCACTAATCAAAATATTATCACGGTCGATTACTGCATATAAATGTTGTGATCGTTGTGCCTCAATACTTGTCAAATGACCCATAACTAAAACCGATTTTTATCGcgcattttttgttttaacaCAAACGGTATTTAAAggtatatattttcaaataattgcTAGTAATAAAGTAAGATTTTATATAACTACAGAATCTGATTCAAAATGCAGATGGCTTGAGCCTCAGTTTTCAGCTTCAGCTGTGGCAAAAAACGTCTGCACTTTAGTGGTAATCGAAGCATAAAATGAGCAGCAAGTGCCACTACACACACAGCTGgagacacactcacacaaatgCACCGACtcacgcaaacacacacagaaacacacactcacacagaaacacacactcgcacacacacagaaacactcAGGTGAATCAGAATCAAAAATTGTATGCGTTTTGCACCTTGAAAATGCGTTGCAGTGGGTACCCAGTGAATTTTTATTCACGCCACTCTTCAAATGAATACTCTGAATACACAGATTCCCAGAATGCGCTACTTTTTCCAAGTCGGCTTTATAACTGCTCACTAAATCGggtatttatataataaagtATAATAGACTTATGTTGAAAATACTTTTGgcatttatatttacttttgtaCTGCAAAACTTCGTTTAAAGGCTGTGATTTTTTGTGCTTTATGAATtagaaaatattgtttttaattactACAATGCATTAATTACCCTGTAATTTGAATGAGTGGGTGTCGTCGCATATATcttcttgtatttttttcttttttgatttcGCTGGCTGATTTTTCCCCTGCatttcttgtttatttgtgtatttttttttttttgcgctacAGCGTCAAcggcaaattaattaattccagTGGAGCGATTTTTCAAGAAAAAGCCCTTTTCgcacacatgtatgtatatataaatatgtgtatgtataaatCCGCCCCCCACTTTTGGTGGGGGCCACTCAAAACCGTTTCGCAGGTGTTGTAATATTATTTGGAATTATGTTGGaatttcttgttttctttgcTCGCCGTTTGCgagtgtttttctttttttttttagtttttttttttgcgcccCTGTGCTCGGAAAAT
This region includes:
- the LOC120456921 gene encoding sodium-coupled monocarboxylate transporter 1 isoform X2 → MHVEELRASLQSFGWPDYVVFCLMLAICAVIGIYFCLQLRGESRKKKSFGEEEAATSAASYLVGGRQMKIFPITMSLISSFISGITLLGTPTEVYLYGAQYMYIMGSLVLMGFCMYYFFLPVFHELNLISTYKYLEQRYNRSLRLFGSVMFIVASLLWLPIVIYVPAIAFNQATGVNIHIVTPIVCVVCIFYTCIGGLKAVVWTDVIQTLIMFGAMALVLIKGTLDIGGPAVVWQRAQETARLEVPNFSGDLSERYTFYSLVLGGVAHWLKSNAISQNMIQRYLSLPTLRDARIAIWTFIAGVLAFLMICGYTGLLIYATYSQCDPLETKLAQRNDQLLPLLVMETLGSYPGLPGVFVAGVFSAALSSLSTGLNSLSAVVLEDFVKTFRKRPLTEGQTAFVMRSVVVVFGIIFVALVFAVEKLGAVLQLTITLSSVANGPLLGIFTAGVMLPWVNSKGALLGGFSSLIVMAWMCVSAQRDLVTGDLVYKRKPYSTMGCNYTFAGEPREFASLPLDGAISTSAPFQLYRISYLYFTLFGALVTILVALATSLLLRETDLDAVDTRLLTPFVRRWLERRRHRRSQIPDPGRKSSHKQETKT
- the LOC120456921 gene encoding sodium-coupled monocarboxylate transporter 1 isoform X1, with the protein product MHVEELRASLQSFGWPDYVVFCLMLAICAVIGIYFCLQLRGESRKKKSFGEEEAATSAASYLVGGRQMKIFPITMSLISSFISGITLLGTPTEVYLYGAQYMYIMGSLVLMGFCMYYFFLPVFHELNLISTYKYLEQRYNRSLRLFGSVMFIVASLLWLPIVIYVPAIAFNQATGVNIHIVTPIVCVVCIFYTCIGGLKAVVWTDVIQTLIMFGAMALVLIKGTLDIGGPAVVWQRAQETARLEVPNFSGDLSERYTFYSLVLGGVAHWLKSNAISQNMIQRYLSLPTLRDARIAIWTFIAGVLAFLMICGYTGLLIYATYSQCDPLETKLAQRNDQLLPLLVMETLGSYPGLPGVFVAGVFSAALSSLSTGLNSLSAVVLEDFVKTFRKRPLTEGQTAFVMRSVVVVFGIIFVALVFAVEKLGAVLQLTITLSSVANGPLLGIFTAGVMLPWVNSKGALLGGFSSLIVMAWMCVSAQRDLVTGDLVYKRKPYSTMGCNYTFAGEPREFASLPLDGAISSSTSAPFQLYRISYLYFTLFGALVTILVALATSLLLRETDLDAVDTRLLTPFVRRWLERRRHRRSQIPDPGRKSSHKQETKT
- the LOC120457011 gene encoding uncharacterized protein LOC120457011, which produces MAYNISLLLALICILFMGQHCWAASSADDLAKFGEMERSIKELTSSILAMSGATPGIRAAANNAWPEELQA